In Cupriavidus basilensis, the following proteins share a genomic window:
- a CDS encoding gamma carbonic anhydrase family protein, which yields MSLYQLGEHSPFVSDSAFVATEATVIGRAELAEHVTIWPGAVIRADNEPIKVGQGSNIQEGAVLHTDPGIPLTIGANVSVGHQAMLHGCTVGSGSLIGIQAVILNKAVIGEDSLVAAGALVTEGKRFPARSLILGSPAKAVRELSDSEVANLHANAADYVKRGATYKTSLKKMV from the coding sequence ATGTCCCTATATCAGCTCGGCGAACATTCACCTTTCGTTTCCGACTCGGCGTTCGTCGCAACGGAGGCCACTGTCATTGGCCGCGCGGAACTCGCAGAACACGTCACCATCTGGCCGGGCGCCGTCATTCGGGCTGACAACGAACCCATCAAAGTCGGGCAGGGAAGCAACATTCAGGAAGGCGCCGTTCTGCACACCGATCCCGGCATCCCTCTTACCATCGGCGCGAACGTCAGCGTTGGTCATCAGGCCATGCTACACGGATGCACTGTGGGGAGCGGGTCTCTGATAGGCATCCAGGCAGTGATTCTGAACAAGGCGGTGATTGGCGAAGACTCGCTGGTCGCGGCCGGTGCGCTCGTGACGGAAGGTAAGCGCTTCCCTGCGCGGTCGCTCATTCTGGGCTCACCGGCGAAAGCGGTTCGGGAGCTTTCCGACAGCGAAGTCGCGAACCTGCACGCCAATGCTGCCGACTACGTCAAGCGCGGCGCTACCTACAAGACTTCGCTGAAGAAGATGGTATAG
- a CDS encoding porin, giving the protein MRKKLPFVALLAAVAPAAWAQSSVTLYGVADAGLEYLTHANAAGNSLARVTSGTMSGSRWGLRGSEDLGGGLRAVFALESGFELDTGVSSQGGRLFGRQAFVGFENQWGRLTLGRQQNAFYDLLINYDPMMLGGKYSAQLVEPNFVGRYDNSVKFAGKSGPISAVAVYSAARGTSLAGGGFASEVPGDPQSDRAFSAGVEYATGPFGVTAIFEQQDGTAGVVGQNSGQRDRRFATAANLAIGSSNVYVGYRWLNGGIAAPKRNDVYWLGYRYQLLPALALTAAGYYFNDKDTARDPWATVVSANYVFSKRTDAFLTVGYVKNKAGSNLGLNGFGSAIGQGQNQTGVSMSIRHKF; this is encoded by the coding sequence ATGAGAAAGAAGTTGCCGTTTGTCGCTTTGCTTGCAGCAGTCGCGCCAGCCGCATGGGCGCAGTCTTCCGTTACGCTGTACGGCGTCGCCGATGCGGGCTTGGAGTACCTTACGCACGCCAACGCTGCTGGCAACAGCCTCGCGCGTGTGACGTCCGGCACCATGTCCGGGTCGCGTTGGGGCTTGCGCGGTTCCGAGGATCTTGGCGGTGGGCTGCGTGCCGTATTTGCGCTTGAAAGCGGATTTGAACTCGATACCGGCGTCTCTTCACAAGGCGGCCGGCTCTTCGGGCGGCAAGCCTTCGTTGGCTTTGAAAACCAATGGGGCCGCCTGACACTCGGCCGGCAGCAGAATGCGTTCTACGATCTGCTGATTAACTATGATCCGATGATGCTCGGCGGCAAATACTCCGCGCAGCTCGTGGAGCCGAACTTCGTTGGCCGATACGACAATTCGGTGAAGTTTGCTGGAAAGTCTGGTCCCATATCCGCCGTTGCTGTGTATAGCGCAGCGCGTGGCACGTCCCTGGCTGGGGGCGGCTTCGCGAGCGAAGTGCCAGGGGATCCCCAGAGCGATCGCGCGTTCAGCGCAGGCGTGGAGTACGCCACTGGCCCGTTTGGCGTGACTGCCATCTTCGAGCAGCAAGACGGCACAGCAGGCGTTGTCGGGCAAAACTCCGGCCAGCGCGATCGGCGGTTTGCCACCGCCGCCAACCTGGCTATTGGAAGCTCCAATGTCTACGTCGGATACCGCTGGCTGAACGGTGGTATTGCCGCCCCCAAACGTAACGACGTGTACTGGCTGGGCTATCGCTACCAGTTGCTCCCCGCGCTCGCGCTGACTGCCGCAGGCTACTACTTTAACGACAAGGATACGGCGCGCGATCCTTGGGCAACCGTTGTCTCCGCCAACTACGTTTTTTCGAAGCGTACTGATGCGTTCCTGACGGTCGGCTACGTGAAGAACAAAGCGGGTTCGAACCTGGGCCTGAATGGCTTTGGCAGTGCAATCGGTCAGGGACAAAACCAGACCGGCGTATCCATGAGCATCCGCCACAAGTTCTAG
- a CDS encoding LysR family transcriptional regulator translates to MNHFDWDNLRIFLAAARSQSASEASHTLKLSQSTISRRIQRLERDTGSKLFERSSLGLSLTSAGHRLLEHVEKLESTLSAVETSVFSDSLALTGEIRLGATEAFGTFFLAPHVGQFCARHPAIAVDVLPMPRSLNLSKREADASVAIDRPSANSFVTCKLSDYRLLPYATPAYLAEHPPIREVEDLQSHRWIDYVDDLIFSPQQFSLQKWLPSSKPFLRSTSVIAQAQAVKTGLGIAVLPCFLGSVTEGLVPILSDKVDVTRTFWLVAPPERREVARVKALWDYIREVAEVNRDFLLGRTATITWVP, encoded by the coding sequence ATGAATCACTTTGATTGGGATAATCTCAGAATTTTCTTAGCAGCGGCCCGCTCACAGTCGGCCTCGGAGGCGTCGCACACGCTCAAGTTGAGCCAGTCGACGATATCGCGACGAATCCAGCGCCTGGAACGCGATACCGGATCGAAGTTGTTCGAACGTAGCTCTCTGGGCCTTAGCCTGACAAGCGCTGGTCATCGGCTCTTAGAGCATGTCGAGAAGCTGGAAAGCACGTTGTCCGCTGTCGAGACAAGCGTGTTCAGCGACAGCCTGGCGTTAACCGGTGAGATCCGTTTGGGCGCCACGGAGGCCTTCGGAACATTCTTCCTCGCACCGCATGTTGGCCAGTTTTGCGCTCGACATCCGGCCATTGCGGTTGATGTTCTCCCAATGCCTCGTTCCCTGAATCTCTCAAAGCGGGAAGCGGACGCTTCAGTGGCCATTGACCGGCCGAGTGCAAACAGCTTTGTGACCTGCAAGCTTTCCGACTACCGCTTGCTGCCATATGCAACGCCCGCTTACTTGGCGGAACATCCTCCAATCCGAGAGGTGGAAGATCTTCAAAGCCATAGATGGATTGACTACGTTGATGATCTGATCTTTTCGCCGCAACAATTCTCACTGCAGAAGTGGTTGCCCTCCAGCAAGCCATTCCTGCGTAGTACAAGCGTCATTGCTCAAGCTCAGGCAGTGAAAACCGGGTTAGGCATCGCCGTCCTTCCCTGCTTTCTGGGCAGCGTGACTGAGGGATTGGTGCCAATTCTCTCGGACAAGGTAGACGTCACCAGAACGTTCTGGCTGGTTGCTCCGCCTGAGCGAAGAGAGGTAGCGCGGGTCAAGGCACTCTGGGACTACATTCGCGAAGTCGCAGAAGTGAATCGGGACTTTTTGCTAGGTCGAACGGCGACAATAACATGGGTGCCATAG
- a CDS encoding CoA-acylating methylmalonate-semialdehyde dehydrogenase, protein MSSLIEHFIAGTTYSEPRTRTGAVHNPSTGEEIARCAYGSFATVDHAVMVAKEAGRRWGRASHAARQAVIYKLRELMIANLDTLAEAIGREHGKTIPDAKGELGRAIEGIEFACNAPHVAKGEYANNVGGDIEVFSMRRPIGVVGCITPFNFPIMVPAVMMTMAVAVGNAIVWKPSEKVPSAALEFARLWKEAGLPDGVFNVVQGDKEVVDAILEHPGIAGVSFVGSTTVGEYIYQKGTSHNKRVAAFTGGKNHMVVLPDADLEAAASAFVSAGFGSSSQRCMAVSLLLPVGHETAERLRDLIIPKIQALKVGPYNDASADFGAVVSRESRTSVERAISRCIEEGGELVIDGREIEIPGHPNGFYLGPTLFDRVTTDMHLYKEEVFGPVRGIMRPTSFEEAIEITNMHEYGNGSVIFTRDGKSAHRFMMEVESGMIGVNVPVPLPSAYFNFGGLRRSKFGEGHLYGPDAARFYTKIKTVSQRWPEPDDRALPISLAFNPSA, encoded by the coding sequence ATGTCCAGCCTGATCGAGCACTTCATCGCCGGCACGACCTATTCCGAACCTCGTACGCGTACCGGCGCCGTACACAATCCGTCCACGGGCGAAGAGATCGCCCGGTGCGCTTATGGCTCTTTCGCGACCGTAGACCACGCGGTGATGGTGGCCAAGGAGGCCGGGCGGCGCTGGGGGCGTGCCTCGCATGCTGCGCGCCAGGCAGTAATCTACAAACTGCGTGAGCTGATGATCGCCAATCTGGATACGTTGGCAGAGGCAATCGGGCGCGAGCACGGCAAAACGATCCCGGACGCGAAGGGCGAACTGGGTCGGGCGATTGAGGGCATTGAGTTCGCTTGCAACGCCCCCCATGTGGCCAAGGGGGAATATGCGAACAACGTCGGCGGCGATATTGAGGTCTTCTCGATGCGTCGACCAATCGGTGTCGTTGGTTGCATTACCCCGTTCAACTTCCCGATTATGGTTCCTGCCGTGATGATGACGATGGCGGTCGCTGTCGGAAATGCCATCGTATGGAAGCCTTCCGAAAAGGTACCCAGCGCGGCGCTCGAATTTGCCCGCCTGTGGAAAGAGGCCGGCCTGCCGGACGGCGTGTTTAACGTCGTGCAGGGCGACAAGGAAGTGGTGGACGCGATTCTCGAGCACCCGGGAATCGCCGGTGTGAGCTTCGTGGGCTCCACCACTGTCGGGGAGTACATCTACCAGAAGGGTACCTCACACAACAAGCGGGTCGCGGCCTTCACAGGTGGAAAGAATCATATGGTCGTGCTGCCCGACGCCGACCTGGAAGCTGCAGCAAGTGCCTTTGTTTCTGCCGGTTTTGGGTCGTCGAGCCAGCGGTGCATGGCGGTCTCGCTTCTCCTTCCCGTGGGCCATGAAACGGCTGAACGCCTGCGGGATCTCATCATTCCGAAGATCCAGGCGCTGAAGGTCGGACCCTACAACGATGCCAGCGCGGACTTCGGCGCGGTTGTGTCCAGGGAATCGAGGACGTCTGTCGAACGCGCCATTTCCCGCTGTATCGAGGAAGGTGGCGAGCTGGTGATTGACGGACGAGAGATCGAGATTCCCGGCCATCCCAATGGCTTCTACCTGGGCCCGACCTTGTTTGATCGCGTCACAACCGACATGCACCTTTATAAAGAGGAAGTGTTTGGCCCCGTGCGAGGAATCATGCGGCCAACAAGCTTCGAGGAGGCAATCGAAATCACTAACATGCATGAGTATGGCAATGGCTCGGTGATCTTCACCCGCGACGGAAAGTCGGCACATCGCTTCATGATGGAGGTCGAGTCCGGCATGATCGGTGTGAATGTTCCCGTTCCGCTGCCGTCCGCCTACTTCAATTTTGGTGGTTTGCGCCGCTCCAAGTTTGGCGAAGGACACCTCTACGGCCCGGATGCCGCCCGCTTCTACACGAAGATCAAAACGGTCTCGCAACGCTGGCCCGAGCCTGACGACCGCGCACTGCCTATCTCTCTCGCATTCAATCCCAGCGCGTAA
- a CDS encoding zinc-binding dehydrogenase, with protein sequence MMKAVVIVNGAGQERPTLEYRTVEDPVPEANELLVSVRAAGINRIDLHRSTAHGGPAAGKPLIAGLEMSGDVIAVGAAVSEFKIGDKVMGMTTGAYAELATIDHRVALRLPPTFTYDQATAVATVYPTAHNALVTNGQFSSGKTVLIQGVASAVGIAALQIAKAMGAKRVIGTGRPNAKADRLAELGLDRFLINGQHDIPTEVLKVTDGRGVDVVVDMVGGPVISDNLECVALGGRIVNVGWVGGTKGEIDLDTLAKKRISLVGVSFRTRTIEQKTALFAEFARDVYPFFVSGALVPVIAATYPLSEALTAQDAMAEDKHFGKILLHP encoded by the coding sequence ATGATGAAAGCAGTTGTTATTGTGAATGGAGCAGGACAAGAGCGTCCGACGCTCGAGTACCGAACCGTTGAAGATCCAGTACCCGAGGCCAACGAACTCCTGGTGTCAGTGCGTGCCGCCGGGATCAATCGCATCGACCTGCATCGTTCCACTGCGCACGGTGGGCCCGCAGCTGGCAAGCCCTTGATCGCCGGGCTCGAGATGTCCGGTGACGTCATTGCGGTCGGCGCCGCCGTCAGCGAATTCAAAATCGGCGACAAGGTAATGGGGATGACGACGGGCGCTTATGCTGAGCTCGCCACGATCGATCACCGTGTCGCACTGCGTCTGCCGCCAACGTTCACTTACGACCAGGCGACCGCGGTAGCAACCGTGTATCCCACCGCGCATAACGCACTTGTCACGAATGGTCAATTCTCGTCCGGCAAGACTGTCTTGATCCAAGGTGTCGCTTCTGCGGTAGGGATTGCCGCGCTGCAAATTGCGAAGGCAATGGGGGCAAAGCGGGTGATCGGCACGGGACGACCCAATGCCAAAGCAGACCGTCTGGCGGAACTGGGCTTGGATCGGTTCTTGATCAACGGACAGCACGATATCCCGACAGAAGTGCTCAAGGTCACCGATGGGCGCGGTGTAGATGTTGTGGTCGACATGGTCGGCGGTCCTGTCATTTCGGACAACCTCGAATGCGTCGCCCTTGGGGGGCGAATTGTGAACGTTGGCTGGGTTGGCGGCACGAAAGGCGAGATTGACCTTGACACGCTGGCCAAGAAGCGGATCAGCCTTGTCGGCGTCTCCTTCAGAACGCGAACCATCGAGCAAAAGACCGCGCTGTTTGCGGAGTTCGCGCGCGACGTCTACCCCTTTTTCGTCTCCGGGGCGTTAGTGCCAGTCATCGCGGCCACCTACCCATTGTCTGAAGCACTGACCGCGCAAGACGCCATGGCAGAGGACAAACACTTTGGGAAGATCTTGCTTCATCCCTAA
- the mmsB gene encoding 3-hydroxyisobutyrate dehydrogenase: MKIGFIGLGHMGLPMASNLLRSGNAVHVFDTSSQAIGLAVERGAIATGSIADLAAAVDVVITMLPNPAIVRSVVAGPDGVLAHAKDGTLIIECSTSDPQTARDLESMAQSSGKAMIDAPVSGGVPGAEAGTLTFMVGGTEEAFVAARPILMAMGKNIVNCGPAGSGQAAKICNNLLLGVSTIAVSESMCLGVSLGLAPDVLAAIINTSSGRCWVSEVYNPYPGVVKSAPASNDFSGGFACDLMIKDLSLALDAASGTRQPLPMTALSKQLFQLLSLKGEGSKDITAIVQMFKM; encoded by the coding sequence ATGAAAATCGGCTTTATCGGTCTTGGCCACATGGGTCTGCCCATGGCTTCCAACCTGCTGCGAAGCGGGAATGCCGTACACGTATTTGACACTTCATCCCAGGCCATCGGCCTTGCCGTTGAGCGCGGGGCCATCGCCACCGGATCGATTGCCGACCTTGCGGCAGCCGTGGACGTCGTCATCACCATGCTCCCCAATCCGGCCATTGTACGCAGTGTCGTTGCCGGGCCGGACGGTGTGCTCGCACATGCCAAGGACGGCACGCTGATCATCGAGTGCAGCACAAGTGACCCTCAAACGGCTCGTGACCTGGAGTCGATGGCTCAATCGTCCGGCAAAGCGATGATTGATGCTCCGGTTTCCGGAGGTGTGCCGGGCGCTGAAGCAGGAACGCTGACGTTCATGGTCGGTGGCACGGAAGAGGCTTTCGTTGCAGCCCGGCCAATCCTAATGGCAATGGGCAAGAATATCGTCAACTGCGGGCCTGCAGGAAGCGGGCAAGCGGCCAAAATTTGCAACAACCTCCTGCTTGGCGTATCCACGATCGCCGTGTCCGAGTCGATGTGCCTCGGCGTGAGCCTCGGCTTGGCTCCTGACGTGCTGGCCGCAATTATCAATACGTCCTCAGGCCGTTGCTGGGTATCCGAAGTCTACAACCCATACCCCGGCGTGGTGAAGAGTGCGCCTGCATCGAACGACTTCTCCGGAGGCTTTGCCTGCGATCTGATGATCAAGGATCTCTCTCTTGCTCTTGATGCAGCGAGTGGCACGAGGCAACCGCTGCCCATGACAGCGTTGTCCAAGCAACTCTTCCAGTTGCTGAGTCTGAAGGGTGAAGGATCGAAGGACATCACTGCGATTGTGCAGATGTTCAAGATGTAG
- a CDS encoding ABC transporter substrate-binding protein: MKRYIKFGAAAISVALSVNTAHSQQSKVSDDVIKIGVLTDLSGTYSEFSGPGAVTAIKMAVEDFGGKVLGKPIEVVVADHLNKPDAASTKAREWFDTQKVDVVADLTNSAVAIAVSKLAYEKNRIAIVTAAMTEKLTNEECTPNTVHYVADTYAFANGTAKAMLEQNGDTWFILAADYAFGTLMLDRLAGTVKGGGGKVVGSAKHPLGASDFSSFILQAQASKAKVIGLANAGVDTVNAMKSAQEFGVTRSGKQSLVGLATTITDVHGMGLNIAQGLLLTTPFYWDMNDETRKWSKRYFDKMNKMPNMVHAGDYSSIMHYLKAVQAAGTDNAKDVMAKMRELPINDFFAKNGKIREDGRMVHDMYLMQVKSPAESKYPWDYYKFKKTLPASTVTIPVEQSKCPLLKKG, from the coding sequence ATGAAACGCTACATCAAGTTTGGCGCTGCGGCGATCAGCGTCGCGCTGAGTGTCAATACGGCGCATTCACAGCAGTCGAAGGTGTCGGACGACGTCATCAAGATCGGTGTGTTGACGGATCTGTCTGGCACCTACTCCGAGTTCTCCGGGCCTGGAGCAGTGACAGCCATCAAGATGGCAGTCGAAGATTTCGGTGGGAAAGTCTTAGGCAAGCCGATCGAAGTCGTGGTTGCCGATCACCTCAACAAGCCAGATGCGGCGTCAACCAAAGCGCGGGAATGGTTCGACACGCAGAAGGTAGACGTGGTAGCGGATCTGACGAACTCTGCTGTAGCCATTGCGGTAAGCAAGCTCGCATACGAAAAGAATCGCATCGCGATTGTGACCGCCGCGATGACCGAGAAGCTGACCAACGAGGAATGCACACCGAACACAGTCCACTACGTTGCAGATACATACGCGTTTGCCAACGGAACTGCGAAGGCGATGCTCGAGCAAAATGGCGACACCTGGTTCATTCTGGCAGCTGACTACGCTTTTGGCACCCTCATGCTGGACCGACTCGCTGGCACCGTAAAGGGCGGAGGAGGAAAAGTCGTCGGTTCCGCAAAGCACCCGCTCGGTGCGTCGGATTTCTCTTCATTCATATTGCAAGCACAGGCTTCGAAGGCAAAAGTTATCGGCCTGGCCAACGCAGGTGTTGACACTGTCAACGCCATGAAGTCCGCCCAGGAGTTTGGCGTAACCAGAAGTGGAAAGCAAAGCCTCGTCGGGCTTGCAACCACCATTACCGACGTTCACGGGATGGGGTTGAATATTGCGCAAGGCCTCCTGCTGACGACGCCGTTCTATTGGGACATGAACGACGAGACGAGAAAATGGTCGAAGCGTTATTTTGACAAGATGAATAAAATGCCGAATATGGTTCATGCCGGCGACTACTCATCGATCATGCACTATCTCAAAGCGGTTCAGGCCGCAGGTACCGATAATGCAAAGGACGTCATGGCCAAGATGCGCGAGCTTCCCATTAACGATTTCTTCGCGAAAAATGGAAAGATTCGCGAAGACGGACGAATGGTGCATGACATGTATCTGATGCAGGTGAAAAGTCCTGCGGAGTCAAAGTACCCGTGGGACTACTACAAATTCAAGAAGACGCTGCCCGCGAGTACCGTGACTATTCCGGTTGAACAGAGCAAGTGCCCCTTGCTCAAGAAAGGCTAG
- a CDS encoding ABC transporter ATP-binding protein, with protein MMDVILETRSLTKQFKGFTAVSDVNLKIQRGHIHALIGPNGAGKTTCFNLLTKFLAPSSGAILYNGRDVTGAKPAQLAKDGIIRSFQISAVFPHLTVLENVRIGLHRALGTSFHFWKSDRTLHRLNERAMALLEEVDLAAYADAIAVDLPYGRKRALEIATTLGMEPELMLLDEPTQGMGHEDVSRVAELIKRVSAGRTILMVEHNMNVVSGICDRISVLQRGALLAEGTYAEVSAIPQVMEAYMGTTSGSLVGSH; from the coding sequence ATGATGGACGTCATCCTAGAGACGCGCAGCCTTACGAAACAGTTCAAAGGCTTTACCGCCGTATCAGACGTGAATCTGAAGATTCAACGTGGCCATATTCACGCACTGATTGGACCAAATGGCGCGGGAAAGACAACCTGCTTCAACCTTCTGACGAAGTTCCTTGCTCCGAGTAGCGGAGCAATCTTGTACAACGGTCGAGACGTCACCGGCGCCAAGCCCGCACAGTTGGCGAAAGACGGGATCATCCGCTCGTTCCAGATATCTGCGGTGTTTCCCCACCTTACGGTCCTGGAGAACGTGCGGATCGGCCTTCATCGCGCGCTTGGTACCTCCTTCCACTTCTGGAAGAGCGATCGCACACTGCATCGTCTCAATGAGCGAGCCATGGCGTTGCTGGAGGAGGTTGACCTCGCCGCTTATGCCGACGCCATCGCTGTAGACCTTCCCTATGGACGAAAGAGGGCGCTCGAGATTGCAACCACTCTGGGCATGGAGCCGGAGCTGATGCTGCTCGATGAGCCGACGCAGGGGATGGGGCATGAAGATGTCTCCCGGGTAGCCGAGCTGATCAAACGCGTATCTGCAGGCCGAACCATCCTGATGGTTGAGCACAACATGAATGTTGTCTCTGGCATCTGCGATCGAATTTCCGTCTTGCAGCGTGGAGCGCTACTGGCCGAAGGAACGTATGCGGAGGTATCCGCGATTCCGCAGGTCATGGAAGCGTATATGGGAACGACAAGCGGGTCCTTGGTGGGATCGCATTGA
- a CDS encoding ABC transporter ATP-binding protein, giving the protein MEKALEVVDLHAWYGESHILHGLNFSVNKGEVVTLLGRNGAGRTTTLRAIMGLTGSRRGSIKVSGIESVHMATHRIAHLGIGYCPEERGIFSGLTTQENLMLPPTLSRSDRGMSIDEIYGMFPNLAERRNSPGTRLSGGEQQMLAVARILRTGARLLLLDEISEGLAPVIVQALARMILRLKEKGYTIVMVEQNFNFAAPLADRFYIVEHGETIEHFTAGELHEKTSLLGELLGV; this is encoded by the coding sequence ATGGAAAAGGCGCTTGAGGTCGTCGATTTGCATGCCTGGTATGGGGAGTCCCACATTTTGCACGGGCTCAACTTCTCGGTGAACAAGGGGGAGGTTGTTACGCTGCTTGGCCGAAATGGTGCCGGCCGAACCACAACACTCCGGGCAATCATGGGGCTTACAGGTAGCCGGAGGGGTTCGATTAAGGTGAGTGGGATCGAGTCAGTGCATATGGCAACCCACAGGATTGCCCACCTGGGGATCGGCTACTGCCCGGAGGAGCGCGGCATCTTCTCCGGTCTCACTACGCAAGAGAACCTGATGCTGCCGCCTACGTTGTCGAGATCCGACCGTGGCATGTCGATCGATGAGATCTACGGCATGTTTCCGAACCTCGCGGAGCGAAGAAATAGCCCTGGCACGAGATTGTCTGGAGGAGAGCAGCAAATGCTTGCTGTGGCGCGAATTCTCCGCACCGGCGCGAGGCTACTTCTTCTTGACGAGATATCCGAGGGGCTGGCCCCCGTGATCGTTCAAGCTCTCGCGCGCATGATACTCAGGCTTAAGGAAAAAGGGTACACCATCGTCATGGTAGAGCAAAACTTCAACTTTGCGGCGCCGTTGGCGGATCGCTTTTACATCGTCGAGCATGGCGAAACCATCGAACATTTTACCGCGGGCGAGCTTCATGAAAAGACCTCGTTGCTAGGTGAACTACTGGGAGTCTGA
- a CDS encoding branched-chain amino acid ABC transporter permease yields MDEILGIPMPALMSQLLIGLINGSFYAMLSLGLAVIFGLLNVINFAHGALYMVGAFLAWMGMNYFGINYWVMLLASPLIVGVIGLLIERTMLRWLYKVDHIYGLLLTLGITLVVEGVFRAAYGVSGQPYAAPDALSGGINLGFMVLPTYRAWVVAASLLVCMGTWYVIERTKLGAYLRAGTENPKLVEAFGVNVPVMVTLTYAFGVALAAFAGVLAAPVIQVSSLMGSSLIITVFAVVVIGGMGSIIGSILTGLGLGVIEGLTRVFYPELSATVVFILMAIVLLVRPSGLFGKEN; encoded by the coding sequence ATGGACGAGATTCTTGGAATTCCAATGCCAGCCCTGATGAGCCAACTTTTGATTGGCCTCATCAATGGCTCCTTCTACGCGATGCTTTCGCTTGGGCTGGCAGTCATTTTTGGGTTGCTCAACGTCATCAACTTCGCGCATGGGGCGCTTTACATGGTAGGAGCGTTCCTCGCCTGGATGGGGATGAATTACTTTGGTATCAACTATTGGGTGATGCTGCTCGCATCGCCACTCATTGTTGGCGTTATTGGACTCCTGATCGAGCGGACCATGCTGCGTTGGCTGTACAAGGTAGACCATATCTACGGCTTACTGTTGACCCTTGGGATTACCTTGGTTGTGGAAGGTGTATTCCGGGCCGCCTACGGTGTCTCGGGGCAGCCTTATGCCGCACCGGATGCGCTGTCCGGTGGCATAAACCTTGGGTTCATGGTGTTGCCTACCTATAGAGCATGGGTCGTGGCAGCCTCACTTCTGGTCTGCATGGGTACCTGGTACGTGATTGAGCGCACGAAGCTTGGAGCCTACCTCCGGGCGGGGACGGAGAACCCGAAGCTCGTTGAGGCATTCGGTGTCAATGTGCCAGTCATGGTCACGCTGACATATGCGTTTGGCGTGGCGCTTGCCGCGTTCGCCGGAGTTCTCGCTGCGCCCGTGATCCAGGTGTCTTCGCTCATGGGTTCGAGCCTGATCATCACAGTCTTTGCGGTGGTCGTCATCGGGGGGATGGGGTCGATCATCGGTTCGATCCTGACAGGTCTCGGACTTGGCGTAATTGAGGGTCTGACACGCGTTTTCTACCCTGAATTGTCCGCGACCGTGGTCTTCATCCTCATGGCGATCGTGCTGCTGGTACGGCCATCCGGGCTGTTTGGTAAAGAGAATTGA
- a CDS encoding branched-chain amino acid ABC transporter permease — protein MSKIAFCFIALCGAIFLPSLIYPVLLMKIMCFALFACAFNLLIGFTGLLSFGHAALFGAAGYMAGYAARDLGIPIEGSIVLGVLASALLGFLMAGLAIRRKGIYFTMITLALAQMVYFVFLQASFTGGEDGMQGIPRGKLMGMIDLSDDTVMYYVVLVIFALTLALIARIVHSPFGQILRAVKENEPRAISLGYDADRYKLVAFILSAALTGLAGATKAFVLGFETLVDVHWQMSGLVVLMTLVGGVGTLTGPIVGAIIILILENKLGEIGVFLADLTHIEWFGALGESVTIVTGLTFIGCVLVFRKGVVGELNTLILNMRRSGAKSAARKDVSAVQEPS, from the coding sequence ATGAGTAAGATAGCGTTCTGTTTCATCGCGCTGTGCGGCGCCATTTTCCTGCCTTCACTGATCTACCCGGTGTTATTGATGAAGATCATGTGCTTCGCACTGTTTGCCTGCGCCTTCAATCTGTTAATTGGCTTTACCGGACTCCTTTCGTTTGGACATGCCGCGCTCTTCGGTGCAGCCGGCTATATGGCAGGGTACGCAGCCAGGGACCTGGGCATTCCGATTGAAGGATCGATCGTTCTTGGCGTGTTGGCATCTGCGTTGTTGGGGTTCCTTATGGCGGGTCTGGCAATTCGGCGAAAGGGTATCTACTTCACCATGATTACCCTTGCGCTGGCGCAGATGGTCTACTTTGTCTTCCTTCAAGCTTCCTTCACGGGTGGCGAGGATGGAATGCAGGGAATTCCGAGAGGGAAACTGATGGGGATGATCGACCTCTCTGATGATACGGTCATGTACTACGTCGTCCTGGTCATCTTTGCATTGACACTCGCACTCATTGCCCGCATTGTCCATTCTCCGTTTGGGCAAATCCTGCGAGCGGTGAAGGAGAACGAGCCTCGTGCCATCTCGCTCGGGTACGATGCAGATCGCTACAAGCTTGTTGCCTTCATTCTTTCCGCGGCGTTGACGGGGCTTGCGGGCGCGACAAAAGCGTTTGTCCTCGGGTTCGAAACGCTCGTTGATGTTCACTGGCAAATGTCGGGACTAGTGGTTTTGATGACCTTGGTCGGCGGTGTTGGCACGCTCACCGGGCCGATAGTCGGTGCAATCATCATTCTCATCCTCGAGAACAAGCTTGGCGAAATCGGTGTATTCCTCGCAGATCTCACGCATATTGAATGGTTCGGAGCCCTCGGCGAATCGGTGACTATCGTGACTGGTTTGACGTTTATTGGCTGCGTGCTAGTCTTTCGAAAGGGCGTAGTCGGCGAACTCAATACATTGATACTGAACATGCGCAGAAGCGGAGCCAAGTCTGCCGCCCGGAAAGATGTGAGTGCGGTACAGGAGCCTTCGTGA